The genome window GGATGCGGTCGTCGGCGTCGTTGACGGCATTTCTGTCAAAGTCTTGCTCTGCCATACGGGCAGACTTACCAGATCTAGATCGCATATAGCTGAGTACTGCTCTTCGAACTTTACTCCTCTTTGTGATTTGTATTTTAACAACATTAGGGCTGTGTACGAACCAACTCTTTTCTACTCCAACACCAGATGCTACCTTTCGGACGGTGATAAATGCTCCTACGCCACCAGTTCTGCGGAAGCTAATAACTAGCCCCTCGAAAATCTGAATGCGCTCTTTCTTGCCCTCTGTGATTCTTTGGTGCACTCGAACAGTATCCCCGGCTCTAATGTCGGCGATCTTCTGCTTTACGGAGCTCTTTTCTATGGCTGATAGGGCTTCTTGCATAACGAAACAATTCTAACATAGCGGGCTAGATCTGGCAATAGCTGGAGTAACCAGTGTCTAGCCAGCACTACTAGGAACTTCATCCTCCAAGACAACATTTCCAGACCCAGCTATTGAGGCTAGCGCTGATATCAGCTTATCGTCTACTAGAACCCTATTGGGCAATTTTAACTTTTGAGCCGATTTTACGAATTCGAGCGTTACTATGCTCTCCCCTGGGTGGGCATCCAGTAGATGCTTGATTCGCGTTAGCTCGGTAGTATCGTGTAGAGATTTAAGAATAATTGCTATGCTAGCGACATTTTTAGGGGCAGTTCTTTGCTTTGGAGCAAGCCATTTGCGGGCCGTGTCGGCGTTTAGGACTTTGGCATTATCAGCCATAACCTTCACTTCATCCGTTGGTCTTCCTTCGCGGTCCTTGGCATTAACCTTTCCTATAACCTCAATAATATTGTCCAAAGCCCAAATACCCTCTTGCCTCTGGAAGGTTCGGGGAAACACAATTAATTCTATGTCACCATCGAGTGTCTCTAGGGTGACAAATGCCATTGGGTCATTGTTTTTGGTGTATATTTTACGCATGGCCGTAACAATTCCCCCGATAGCAATCTGCTTACCATCATCCTGCTTGGTGAAATTCTTGATGGATTGGGTCTTGTGCTTCAGATAGTTTTTGAAATCATCCAGCGGATGAGTGCTCACATACAGACCTAGCAGTTCCTTTTCCCAAACCAGGTGTTGCCTAGGGTCGATCTTGCCGGAAGGTGAATCCATACTTATCGCAGGGATTTCTTCATGCAAATTAAGGGTGCCGAATATGTCAATCTGGCCAGAGAGGGCATTTTTTTGGACTCGGCTAGCATAAGAAGTGACCTTGTCGACATTACAAAGCAGGGTATCTCTATCTCCAAGACTATCGAAAGCACCACACTTAATTAAGCTTTCCATTACTTTCTTATTTACAACAGTAGCATCTACCCTTTGGGCAAAATCTTCAACGGATTTAAAGTTACCTTCCTTTTCTCTAGCTTCTATAATCTTCTCTATTGGGCCACGACCAACATTTTTTACCGCTCCAAGGCCAAATCTTATATTTCCTGTCTTAGGTACCACCGCGAATTCCATATATGACTCATTTATATGCGGTGGCAAAACCTCCAAGCCCATTTTGCGGCATTCTGCGACTTCGATTGCAATCCTATCTAGGTTGTCGTGATCACTAGTCAGCAGGGCTGCCATAAATGCAGATGGGTAGTGACTTTTCAGGAAGGCTGTCTGTACAGATATTAGGGCATAGCAAGCAGCATGGGACTTATTGAAGCTATAGGCCGCGAAGTCCTCTAGGCCCTTCCAGAGGTCTTCTACGAATTTTTGCTCGGTATTAGATACGCTTATAGCGCCATCAATAAACTCCTTTTTCATCTTAGCCAAAACAGCTGGGTTTTTCTTTCCTATACCTTTGCGTAAAGTGTCTGCCTGGCCGCCCGTGAAACCACACAAGTCCTTGGCGATTTGCATCACCTGCTCCTGATATACGATGATGCCATATGTTTCTTTAAGGGCAGACTCCATCTTGGGGTGGCCATAAGCCACTAGCTTTGGGTTATGCTTTCGATTAATAAAATCCTCAATCCATTGCATCGGGCCTGGTCTGTAGAGAGACACCATGGCTATAATATCTTCGAACTTATCAGGCTTTAAGTCTCTTAAATAACGCTTCATCCCAGCCGACTCTAGCTGGAATACTCCAGTTGTATCACCATTACTAAGCAGCTCGAATGTGCTTTTGTCATCAATCGGTATCTGATTTATATTTATTTCTTCGCCATATACCTTTTTAATAATTCTGAGGGCGTTCTTAATAACCGTTAGGTTAGATAGACCCAAGAAATCGAACTTCAAAAGGCCTAAGTCCTCTATCGGATTCATAGAATATTGGGTGGCTATGCCCCCTTTGCTTGCTCTAGTTAATGGAGTGTACTCAACTAACGGCTCGGGCGCTATGACCACACCTGCGGCGTGCGTACCAGCATTTCTGATAGTCCCCTCGAGCTTTATAGCTATGTCGATAACTTCCTTAGCTCTCGGATTATTATTATATTCCGTTCTTAGCTCTGGGTTCTCTAGTATCGAAACTTTTAGGGGTATATGTCTACCCTGAACGGGTGCAGGAATACTCTTAGCTATAGCATCTACCTCGCCGTATGGCAGTCCTAATACTCTGCCTGTGTCGCGCACTGCGTTTCTGGCCGCCATCGTTCCGAAGGTGATTATCTGGGCTACTCTCTCTTGGCCATACTTTTGAGTTGCATATGCAATTACCTCCTCTCTCCTGTCGTCCGCGTAGTCCATATCTATATCTGGCATACTAATCCTTTCGGGGTTGAGAAACCTCTCGAAGAGTAAGCCGTATTTAATAGGATTTATCTCGGTAATATTTGTGCAATATGCGATTATGCTACCTGCTGCGCTACCTCTGCCAGGGCCACATACTATACCTTGGTTCTTGCTCCAATTGATTAAATCCGCCACAATTAGCATATAGCCTTCATAGCCCATTTGGGCTATCACCTTCAATTCATACTCAATCCTATCGAGAATGACGCTATCTAACTTTGGCGATACCTTATCCTCAGTCATTTTGTCTAAATTTCCCTCAGGGATGTCAGTAAACCTATTGGCAGCCCCCTGATAGACTAGTTTGCGTAAATAACTTTTTTCTGTTTCTCCTTTAGGGACGCTGGGAAAGGTGGGGATGAGTATTTTGCCTAGTTCGATCTCGATATTACACATTTTGGCTATCTTAAGGGTGTTGGTAATAGCCTCTGGACAATCTTTGAACCTATCGCGGAAGAAGCTACCAGGCTGAACCGATAAATCCATATCTAATTTCATCCGCCTAGGATCCTCCAATTTAGAGCCGGTCTGAACACAAAGCAATATATCGTGAGGGTAATGGTCGTCTACGGTTGAATAGTGGCAATCGCCAGTGGCTACCAAGCCTATAGACATCTGCTTAGCAATTTTTCTTAATCCAGCGTTTAGCTTCTTCTGGGGCTCCCAATCGATATGTGGCTGCATCTCTAAATAATAGTTTTCCTTACCGAATACACTTTTATACCACTTTGCTATATCCAAAGCTTGTTCATATTGGTCATTGCTTATCAGGCTCCCTAGCTCACCGCCTAGGCACCCTGAGAGCACCACTAGACCATCCGAATACTTTTCCAGAAGATCATGGTCTACTCTGGGCTTATAATAAAACCCTTCGAGGCTTGCAATAGTGCTAAGCTTCATTAAATTCTTGTAGCCAGCGTGGTTTTTTGCTAGCAGTGTTAAGTGATAAGGTTTTCTATCTTCGGCCGAGTTCTTATCGGTGTGCTTCCTGGGGGATACATAGGTTTCCAGGCCGATGATAGGTCTTATGCCTCTGTCTTTACAGGCTTTGTAGAACTCAATCGCTCCCCCGAGCGTGCCGTGGTCGGTAATTGCCACCGAAGACTGTCCGATCTGCTCTATCCTATCGATCAGCTGGGGAACTTTTTGAAGGCCATCTAGTAGGCTGTAATGTGTATGGTTGTGTAGATGTACGAAGTCAACAAAGCCAGGCTCGTTTCGGGCCTTACTAATAACATCATTACCAACTCCGCTAGCAGACCCCTCCATTACTAACCTCCTTATTTAAAAACCTAACTACTTTGTAGTAGTCTGGTAGCCTTGTCCTAATTGGCTTATGAAATCTCCGATAATTGGTAGCCCCCCAAAGCTAGCCACCAAATAACCCAACAAAACTACAGCTAAGGCCGCCCCCAAAACACCTGCAAACCCCCTAATGAAACCAGCCTTAAAGTTAAGCCAGTACAATTTTTTCTTATCATGCAATAGCTCTAACACTTGATCTAACGAGATAACGCTATTTACCTCTAATTTGTTTGTTTTATTTTTATCAGCCATTATTTACTATTCGAGGTCTTGCCCCCAGCCTTAGGAGGGGTTCCTTTGCCTACCTCGTTTACAGCAGATTTGACTATTCTGCCTGTGGATTTACTGGCTTTCTTGGCGTACTTCCTGGCATCATTAAGAGCCTCAGATCTGTAAACATCTAGCTGGTCGATAAGCGATTTGCCTTCTTGCATCATCTTGTCGACCTCTCTGGCGGCTACCTTGGTAACTCTTTTGCCCGATTTACTAAACTGCAGACTCTTGGTCGTAAGCTCTGACTTAAGCGATTCTGCTCTTGCTATCATGGCCAGTTTTCTGTCTTTGGCATCACCTGTTAAATTTTCGGCTTGCTGCTTTGCAATCTTTATTTTTACATCCATGTCTAGGCTTATTTCTTTGGCCTTATTGGCAATATCATCCCTTAGCTCTTTACCGGCTTTTGGGGCAAATAGTAGAGCCAGGGTACCAGCTACCGCGGCTCCGATTGCTGCTCCTGTAATAAATCTACCTTTCTTGCTACTCATCGCTTCTTGCCTGACTTTTTGCCATAATGGCTCTTAAGATACTTCTCTATCATAAGGGCTACTACCCCTGGGTTAACCACGGCACTTCTAACATTATCCACTAGCTCGGCGGCCGAATCAGCACTTTCCTGGACTTTCTGAGAGGCAATTCGAACTTGCTTTGTAGCCTTTATAAGACCTATTAGAAAAACTACGCTAAAAGATATTAATATTATCAGCGAAATAGAAACTAATGTAATTAGTATAACCAGTAAATTTTCCATTTATTTACTTCCTTTCTTAGTTATTGAAGTAGCTTTCTTAATTATAGCACTGCCCATTGAAGGCATCTCTGAATTAACATGCCTATATAGTACCACCCACTCATTTTTTTCTATTAGGCTATTGGGGATTACATGCAGATGGCCTTCGCTGTCTTCAATCCTCGTCTTTCGGACATCCATTTCGCGGACTATCCCCTTGGTCTTCTGGTCTCCCGACATAACCTTGTAGCCTACCCTAAAATCCTTATCATTAGCTAGCTGAAGTCCCGAAACTAAATCGCTTACGGTCGCAGATATCCCAGACGAAAACCCAAGCAATAATATCGCGAAAGAACCGGTCAGAGCTAATGCTACACTAGTTAAGCCCAGTACCTGCAAAATCGTAATTGCGAGAAACCCCCACAATGCAACTCTAATCAAGGCTGCCATTATCTCTTGTAGGCCTAGTGGCCAGCTCGTCCATCGCAAGCCGGTGCCTAAGAAACGAGAAATAATTTTAATTGCTATAAAGCCAGCTAGCAGGATAAACAGTGCTGCAGGTATCTTAGGCAGGATATCGCCTGAGGATATTGTAGTAGTGCTTAAACCTTTTACTATGTCGTTTTGTATATTTTGCATAATTTTATTCCTTTAGTAATTTAATCATAAGTTCGTTGACTTTAGAAGGGTTAGCTTGGCCGTTAGTATCTTTCATTACCTGGCCGATAAAGAACCCCAGGACTCTTTCATTGCCAGACCGATAGTCTTTTAAGGGGCCGGGATTCTCAGAGATTACCTTGCTAATAACCGCCTCGAGCTGGCTATCGTCCGAAACTTGCTTGAGGCCCTGGCTAAGTACTAACTCCTTTGGGCTAATTCCTTTCGCCACATCAGGGAATATGTGCTTGGCTATCTTTGAGCTTATCTCGCCAGATTCAATCAAATTTATCAACTCTACAAGATTAGCACCAGAAAGCCTAAGGCCCTCTGGGCTAGCCGAAAGTTGAGACTGATAATCCCCCACTAACCAATTTATAGCTTTTTTTACTAATAACGGATCTGCCAGCAAGTCGTGAGCTTGCTGGAATATTTTTGTGGTATCGGGCTGGGACAACAGGATATCCTGCTCATCAGCACTAAGTTTAAGTTCGTAAAGCTCTTTACGGATAACTATTGGCAGAATAGATATATCTGCCTGTGCCGTCTTAATAAATTGACTAGAAATTGATAGTGGTGGGATATCTGGCTCGGTGAAGTAGCGGTAATCATTCGCATCTTCTTTACTTCTTTGCGAGAATGTTTTGGATTTAGTATCATCCCAGCCCCTTGTTTCTTGGATAATATTTTCACCCGAATCTAATACACTTATTTGTCGTTGTATTTCATAGTTAAGAGCTCTTTCGGCATTACGAAATGAATTTAGATTTTTAAGTTCTGTTCGAGTCCCTAATTGCTGCGTATCACTTACTGAAACATTAAGATCGAACTTGAAGTTGCCATGCTCCATATCTCCGTTGCAAATACCAAGCGAAGTGACAAT of Patescibacteria group bacterium contains these proteins:
- a CDS encoding DNA polymerase III subunit alpha; this translates as MEGSASGVGNDVISKARNEPGFVDFVHLHNHTHYSLLDGLQKVPQLIDRIEQIGQSSVAITDHGTLGGAIEFYKACKDRGIRPIIGLETYVSPRKHTDKNSAEDRKPYHLTLLAKNHAGYKNLMKLSTIASLEGFYYKPRVDHDLLEKYSDGLVVLSGCLGGELGSLISNDQYEQALDIAKWYKSVFGKENYYLEMQPHIDWEPQKKLNAGLRKIAKQMSIGLVATGDCHYSTVDDHYPHDILLCVQTGSKLEDPRRMKLDMDLSVQPGSFFRDRFKDCPEAITNTLKIAKMCNIEIELGKILIPTFPSVPKGETEKSYLRKLVYQGAANRFTDIPEGNLDKMTEDKVSPKLDSVILDRIEYELKVIAQMGYEGYMLIVADLINWSKNQGIVCGPGRGSAAGSIIAYCTNITEINPIKYGLLFERFLNPERISMPDIDMDYADDRREEVIAYATQKYGQERVAQIITFGTMAARNAVRDTGRVLGLPYGEVDAIAKSIPAPVQGRHIPLKVSILENPELRTEYNNNPRAKEVIDIAIKLEGTIRNAGTHAAGVVIAPEPLVEYTPLTRASKGGIATQYSMNPIEDLGLLKFDFLGLSNLTVIKNALRIIKKVYGEEININQIPIDDKSTFELLSNGDTTGVFQLESAGMKRYLRDLKPDKFEDIIAMVSLYRPGPMQWIEDFINRKHNPKLVAYGHPKMESALKETYGIIVYQEQVMQIAKDLCGFTGGQADTLRKGIGKKNPAVLAKMKKEFIDGAISVSNTEQKFVEDLWKGLEDFAAYSFNKSHAACYALISVQTAFLKSHYPSAFMAALLTSDHDNLDRIAIEVAECRKMGLEVLPPHINESYMEFAVVPKTGNIRFGLGAVKNVGRGPIEKIIEAREKEGNFKSVEDFAQRVDATVVNKKVMESLIKCGAFDSLGDRDTLLCNVDKVTSYASRVQKNALSGQIDIFGTLNLHEEIPAISMDSPSGKIDPRQHLVWEKELLGLYVSTHPLDDFKNYLKHKTQSIKNFTKQDDGKQIAIGGIVTAMRKIYTKNNDPMAFVTLETLDGDIELIVFPRTFQRQEGIWALDNIIEVIGKVNAKDREGRPTDEVKVMADNAKVLNADTARKWLAPKQRTAPKNVASIAIILKSLHDTTELTRIKHLLDAHPGESIVTLEFVKSAQKLKLPNRVLVDDKLISALASIAGSGNVVLEDEVPSSAG
- a CDS encoding DUF5665 domain-containing protein, which codes for MADKNKTNKLEVNSVISLDQVLELLHDKKKLYWLNFKAGFIRGFAGVLGAALAVVLLGYLVASFGGLPIIGDFISQLGQGYQTTTK
- a CDS encoding YtxH domain-containing protein gives rise to the protein MSSKKGRFITGAAIGAAVAGTLALLFAPKAGKELRDDIANKAKEISLDMDVKIKIAKQQAENLTGDAKDRKLAMIARAESLKSELTTKSLQFSKSGKRVTKVAAREVDKMMQEGKSLIDQLDVYRSEALNDARKYAKKASKSTGRIVKSAVNEVGKGTPPKAGGKTSNSK
- a CDS encoding mechanosensitive ion channel; protein product: MQNIQNDIVKGLSTTTISSGDILPKIPAALFILLAGFIAIKIISRFLGTGLRWTSWPLGLQEIMAALIRVALWGFLAITILQVLGLTSVALALTGSFAILLLGFSSGISATVSDLVSGLQLANDKDFRVGYKVMSGDQKTKGIVREMDVRKTRIEDSEGHLHVIPNSLIEKNEWVVLYRHVNSEMPSMGSAIIKKATSITKKGSK
- the gatB gene encoding Asp-tRNA(Asn)/Glu-tRNA(Gln) amidotransferase subunit GatB, with protein sequence ILIDGKFKKIGIHHAHLEEDAGKLTHPNGANYSLVDFNRAGTPLVEIVSEPDIKSAEEAKRFLMEVHNIVTSLGICNGDMEHGNFKFDLNVSVSDTQQLGTRTELKNLNSFRNAERALNYEIQRQISVLDSGENIIQETRGWDDTKSKTFSQRSKEDANDYRYFTEPDIPPLSISSQFIKTAQADISILPIVIRKELYELKLSADEQDILLSQPDTTKIFQQAHDLLADPLLVKKAINWLVGDYQSQLSASPEGLRLSGANLVELINLIESGEISSKIAKHIFPDVAKGISPKELVLSQGLKQVSDDSQLEAVISKVISENPGPLKDYRSGNERVLGFFIGQVMKDTNGQANPSKVNELMIKLLKE